The Flavobacterium praedii genome window below encodes:
- the hisD gene encoding histidinol dehydrogenase, whose amino-acid sequence MNKIYNPKPETWSTLLERPTKTVDDIEVTVKGIFKEVQSKGDIAVAKYTSLFDGVSVPNLEVSQSEIATAIATISDELKQAIQLAKSNIEKFHAAQKTNRVTVETIEGVNCWQEKRPIQKIGLYIPGGTAPLFSTVLMLAVPANLAGCSEIVLCSPPDKKGNINPAILYAAYLCGVTKILKVGGIQAIAGMTFGTELIPKVYKIFGPGNQFVTVAKQLATQFGVAIDMPAGPSELLIVADDTAVPAFIASDLLSQAEHGTDSQVILVSTSKTLIDAVELEIYSQMEVLPRKVIAEKAIANSKLIFVENDVVALELINEYGPEHFIICTKDEAFYVDNIANAGSVFIGNYTPESAGDYASGTNHTLPTNGYAKNYSGVNLDSFTKSMTFQKISAVGIQNIGSAIEIMAEAEELQAHKNAVTLRLKALENDK is encoded by the coding sequence ATGAATAAAATATACAATCCAAAACCAGAAACTTGGTCAACCCTTTTAGAAAGACCAACCAAAACAGTTGATGATATCGAGGTAACTGTCAAAGGAATTTTCAAGGAAGTACAATCCAAAGGGGATATTGCTGTGGCAAAATATACTTCTCTTTTTGATGGCGTTTCAGTTCCAAATTTAGAAGTTTCTCAAAGTGAAATTGCAACTGCCATCGCAACAATTTCTGATGAATTAAAACAAGCCATTCAATTGGCAAAGTCAAATATTGAAAAATTTCACGCAGCCCAAAAAACGAATCGAGTTACAGTAGAAACTATTGAAGGTGTAAATTGCTGGCAGGAAAAAAGACCAATCCAAAAAATTGGTTTATACATTCCAGGGGGAACCGCTCCTTTATTTTCAACCGTATTGATGTTGGCGGTACCCGCAAATCTTGCTGGATGTAGCGAAATCGTGTTGTGTTCGCCTCCAGACAAAAAAGGAAACATCAATCCAGCTATTTTATATGCCGCGTATTTATGTGGTGTTACCAAAATTCTAAAAGTGGGAGGTATTCAAGCCATCGCTGGAATGACTTTTGGTACAGAATTAATTCCGAAAGTGTATAAAATATTTGGTCCCGGAAACCAATTTGTAACGGTGGCTAAACAATTGGCTACTCAGTTTGGTGTCGCTATCGATATGCCAGCTGGTCCATCAGAATTATTGATTGTGGCTGACGATACTGCAGTTCCTGCTTTTATTGCTTCCGATCTATTGTCTCAAGCCGAACACGGAACAGACAGCCAAGTGATTTTAGTATCGACTTCAAAAACATTGATTGACGCTGTCGAACTGGAAATTTACTCTCAAATGGAGGTTTTACCTCGAAAAGTCATTGCAGAAAAAGCTATTGCCAATTCAAAATTGATTTTTGTCGAAAATGATGTAGTCGCTTTAGAATTAATTAATGAATATGGCCCAGAACATTTTATCATTTGCACCAAAGACGAAGCTTTTTACGTTGATAATATTGCCAATGCCGGTTCTGTTTTCATCGGAAATTATACTCCAGAAAGTGCTGGTGATTACGCTTCAGGAACCAATCACACCTTACCAACGAATGGTTATGCCAAAAATTATAGCGGTGTAAATCTAGACAGTTTTACCAAATCGATGACTTTTCAAAAAATCAGCGCAGTTGGAATACAAAATATTGGTTCGGCTATTGAAATTATGGCTGAAGCCGAGGAATTACAGGCCCACAAAAATGCAGTTACTTTACGATTAAAAG